The following nucleotide sequence is from Methanobrevibacter boviskoreani JH1.
CATGACGCACAATGCGCATTACAGGATGATATGCAGGCTATTTATGATGACATTAAGGAAGCTGATTCCATCGTAATTGGAACCCCAATCTATTTCAGTGACTTTACTGCACAGGCTAAAATCATTATGGATAGGATGTATGCATTCTTTATGAGTGAAAAATACCAGAAGGAATTCGGAAATAAAACCGTATCATTCATTACCAGTAATGGTGTTGCTCCTGCTGAATCATTCAAGCCATCATTAGATCTACAAATGGGCAACTTCGTCATGTTAGGTTTTAACCAGGGTGAAATCCTATCATTATCTGACAACAATGTTCCTGGGGCTATTAAGGAAAAAGATGATCAGTTAGCTCAAGTTAAAGAATTCGGTAAAAACCTATTAAACTAAATTTTTTCAATTCTTTTATTTTTTATTTAAAAATTCTTTTTTTTAAATAAATAGCCTTATTTTTTGACTTTTTTAAATCCTAATAATATTTTTTATTATTTATCTATTTTATCTATTCTATTTTTTTTAATCTTTATTTGATTTATAAATAGGTTTTAACTTTTTAATTTTATATTGGAGATTACATCGTCTTTGTTTTCAGATTTTCTGATTTTTTTTCTTTTAATTAATTTTCAAAAATCCCTATTTTATCTATAAAAGGATTGTAATTTCATTAAATGTAGAAAAATCTATAAATGTGTGAAATGTATATTTAATTATTAACTGAGGTAAGGTCGATAAAATGTCATTGATCGATGTGATGAAAAACAGACGTAGTATTAGAAAATATACCGATGAGGATATTCCGGAGGAGAAACTGGAAAAGATCATACAGGCAGGTCTTCTTGCACCTACAAGCCGTAATAGAAAACCATGCAATTTTATGGTGGTTAAGGATAGGGAAACATTAAATAAGTTATCCAAATCTAAAAGAACAGGTTCAAAAATGCTTAAAGGTGCAAATACCGCAATAGTGGTATATGCGGATTCTGATAAGGCGGATACCTGGATTGAGGATTCCTCTATTGCATTAAGCTATATGAATCTCATGGCTGAGGAGCAGGCTATCGGATCCTGTTGGGTTCAAATACATCTAAGAAAAACAGGAATCAATAAAAATTCCGAGGATTACGTAAGGGAATTATTTGATCTTGACGGGAAATACAGAATAGTTGGAATTCTATCATTAGGTGTGCCAGATAAGAAGCCTGATGGACATGATTTGTCCGATTTGGACTATGATAAAGTAGAATATGTCTAAATAAAGATATTTTAACCTTAAATTCTTTTTATCTCTATTTTTGAAATTTTCGAACCTTAAACTTTAAGATTCTTTTTTCATTTTTGCTATATTTGATTTTTTTATTAAGATGTTATAATTTTTTTATTTAGATTGCATTTTTGATTATAAATAATGTATTGATCGGTATTCTTTAAAATTGAAATTTTAAAAGTAGCATTTTGATTTAAAATATTATTTGATTGATTAATCTAAATATAAAAAATAGGATTGGAATTGATTTAATTAATCAATCCTCTAAATATTTAAATACCTCATCAATACTGTTGGCTACATGGAACATGTCATATATATTGTCAACTAAAACTTTCTCATTAAATAGGAAATCCATCATTGAAAGCAGGTGGTTGTAGAATCCGTGGCTATTGAAGATGACTATCTTCTTGTCATGTCTTTCAAGTCTTCTTAATGTAAGTATCTCAAAGAATTCATCAAGTGTGCCTATGCCACCAGGTGCAACGATGAATGCGTCTGAATGTTTTAAAAATAATGTTTTCCTATCATCCATGGTCTTTGTATGTATAAACCTGCTGCAATCCTTACATAATCCCTCATAGTCGGTCATCCATTCCGGGGCAATTCCCAGAACCTTTCCACCATTGTCGATAACACCCCTTGAGGTGGCACCCATTATTCCGGTGTCTCCTCCACCATAGACCAGTTGATGGTTTCTTTTAGCTATTTCCTTTCCTAATTCATATGCCTCTTTCTTGTATTTCTCGGCAATGTTCTTACTTCCAGCACCATAAAGACAGATTTTCATAAACATCATCGGTTTTATTAATTAATTGTCTAGTTTCTATATCGATTCTACTAGTTCAAATCTTAATAATAATTATATTATTTTATATATAAATCGATTTGGTTTATTTTTCTAATCCAAAAGTTCTGGGTTTAAATCTAATAATTCAATTAAACTAGAAAACCAGCCGGCTAAAATCTGAATAATATCAATAATAAACCTTAAAATACTGTATATCATATGGTTTAATGTTGAAATTGGATATGACGGTTGGACTTTTTAAAGGCATCAGTTCTTAAGGGTATTAGGCTGATTCTGTGATTATGCATTGTTTCCATTATCTGTGGAAAGCTTATAGAATTTAAGTATTTCAGCTGTTTTTAATAAATTTATTTTAATTAAAAAGAATATAAAGATATTATGCATATGTTTAAAATTTAGGTAGTGTTTTATTTTATTAGATTTTAATAATTACTTTAGATTCCTTTATAATCTTATATGGAATGGTTTTTAATTTATTTTATAAAAATTAAGGCTTCTTGAATTTTCAATATTCCTTTAAATTCTTTTATAATCAGATAAAGAATAATTTCAATATTGGGTAGGGAATAGTTTTAATCTATCAGTTTTTATAGAAGTTTGAGGATTATTAAAGGGTTGACTATTTTTAAAATTTATGTGGAATAAAATTA
It contains:
- a CDS encoding flavodoxin family protein; this encodes MKILGINASPRNDGNVLIALETALKEAADGGAETKIVSTNKLNIRPCQGDNYCKEHDAQCALQDDMQAIYDDIKEADSIVIGTPIYFSDFTAQAKIIMDRMYAFFMSEKYQKEFGNKTVSFITSNGVAPAESFKPSLDLQMGNFVMLGFNQGEILSLSDNNVPGAIKEKDDQLAQVKEFGKNLLN
- a CDS encoding nitroreductase family protein, which codes for MSLIDVMKNRRSIRKYTDEDIPEEKLEKIIQAGLLAPTSRNRKPCNFMVVKDRETLNKLSKSKRTGSKMLKGANTAIVVYADSDKADTWIEDSSIALSYMNLMAEEQAIGSCWVQIHLRKTGINKNSEDYVRELFDLDGKYRIVGILSLGVPDKKPDGHDLSDLDYDKVEYV
- a CDS encoding LOG family protein, which translates into the protein MKICLYGAGSKNIAEKYKKEAYELGKEIAKRNHQLVYGGGDTGIMGATSRGVIDNGGKVLGIAPEWMTDYEGLCKDCSRFIHTKTMDDRKTLFLKHSDAFIVAPGGIGTLDEFFEILTLRRLERHDKKIVIFNSHGFYNHLLSMMDFLFNEKVLVDNIYDMFHVANSIDEVFKYLED